The following coding sequences are from one Musa acuminata AAA Group cultivar baxijiao chromosome BXJ1-6, Cavendish_Baxijiao_AAA, whole genome shotgun sequence window:
- the LOC103989331 gene encoding uncharacterized protein LOC103989331 yields the protein MGSYCSEAECPVSNDDPKPRRASKKKKKKGQRRAQEEEEEMVENGRDGKAWEAAWPRRSRPGGGGVVMLEGYVEAAEGLDLGSDVGGDGVGRTMSLTDDDLVELKGCLNLGFGFSYREIPELCHTLPALELCYSMSRSLEVDGGDAAAEPCAAAVASLPVSNWKISSPGDPPDEVKARLKFWAQAVACTIRLCN from the exons atggggagcTACTGCTCTGAAGCAGAGTGCCCTGTCTCGAACGATGACCCTAAGCCCAGGAGAGcgagtaagaagaagaagaagaaggggcagCGGAGGGctcaagaggaggaggaggagatggtggagaATGGGAGGGATGGCAAGGCGTGGGAGGCGGCTTGGCCGCGAAGGAGTCGACCGGGCGGTGGCGGGGTGGTGATGTTGGAGGGATACGTGGAGGCGGCGGAGGGGTTGGATCTGGGATCCGACGTAGGAGGAGATGGAGTGGGGCGGACGATGAGCCTGACGGACGACGACTTGGTGGAGCTCAAAGGGTGCCTGAACTTGGGGTTCGGATTTAGCTACCGCGAGATCCCGGAGCTATGCCACACGCTGCCGGCTCTGGAGCTTTGTTACTCCATGAGCCGGTCGTTGGAGGTCGATGGCGGCGATGCAGCGGCGGAGCCCTGTGCTGCCGCGGTCGCTTCCCTTCCCGTTTCGAACTGGAAGATCTCCAGTCCCG GTGATCCTCCTGATGAAGTCAAAGCAAGGCTAAAGTTTTGGGCCCAAGCAGTGGCTTGCACTATAAGATTATGCAACTGA
- the LOC135676984 gene encoding probable E3 ubiquitin-protein ligase ARI8, which yields MGSEEDMHDANDVQSVEDDFYTGETGMGSEDDDYNFGDNYSDDSEDVTSHRQQQNYTILSEADIRQHQDENINRVSTVLSIPRYAACILLRHYNWSISRVHDEWFADEEHVRKAVGLLDRTVEISNARELTCGICFENYPCGRMSSASCGHPFCGACWRGYISTSISDGPGCLMLRCPDPSCGAAVGRNMIDVLTTGEDKEKYSRYLLRSYVEDNRKIKWCPAPGCEFAVEFVIGSGSYDVCCSCSYSFCWNCAEEAHRPVDCATVAKWILKNSAESENMNWILANSKPCPKCKRPIEKNQGCMHITCTPPCKFEFCWLCLGPWSEHGERTGGFYACNRYESAKQEGAYDESERRREMAKNSLERYTHYYERWATNQSSRQKALADLHSMQTEKLEKLSDTQSQPESQLKFIIEAWLQIVECRRVLKWTYAYGYYLPEHEHAKRQFFEYLQGEAESGLERLHQCAEKELQVYLDAEGPMTDFNDFRTKLAGLTSVTKNYFENLVRALETGLKDVGTSNNQATCSKSSSCKSLGSKSKSGKIKAVAGSSSGSGAPSRSFDDGNLWSCDRCTYANPRSTTTCQMCEHHR from the exons ATGGGTTCGGAGGAGGACATGCACGACGCGAACGACGTCCAGTCGGTGGAGGACGATTTCTACACCGGGGAGACGGGGATGGGCAGCGAGGACGACGACTATAATTTTGGCGATAACTATTCGGATGATTCCGAGGATGTCACCTCCCATCGCCAGCAG CAAAACTATACTATTTTGAGTGAGGCTGATATTCGGCAGCATCAGGATGAAAATATTAATAGAGTATCTACTGTACTTTCAATACCAAGATATGCAGCATGCATTCTTCTTCGTCATTATAACTG GAGTATTAGTAGGGTGCATGATGAGTGGTTTGCAGATGAAGAGCATGTTCGGAAGGCTGTTGGTTTGTTGGACAGAACAGTGGAGATTTCGAATGCTAGAGAA CTGACTTGTGGGATTTGTTTTGAAAACTATCCCTGTGGCAGGATGAGTTCTGCTTCATGTGGTCATCCTTTTTGTGGGGCTTGCTGGAGAG GTTACATTAGTACATCTATAAGTGATGGCCCTGGGTGCTTAATGTTGCGATGCCCTGATCCTTCTTGTGGTGCTGCTGTTGGTCGAAACATGATTGATGTCTTGACTACTGGCGAAGATAAAGAGAAGTATTCACGATATCTTCTTAGATCTTACGTTGAAGATAACAGAAAG ATAAAATGGTGTCCTGCCCCTGGTTGTGAGTTTGCTGTAGAGTTTGTTATTGGCAGTGGAAGTTATGATGTTTGCTGCAGCTGCTCATATAGCTTTTGCTGGAAT TGTGCCGAGGAAGCTCACCGGCCAGTTGACTGTGCCACTGTAGCAAAGTGGATTTTGAAGAACAGTGCTGAATCTGAAAATATGAATTG GATTTTAGCTAACTCGAAgccttgtccaaagtgcaaacgtCCAATTGAGAAAAACCAGGGATGCATGCATATAACATGCACACCTCCTTGTAAATTTGAATTTTGCTG GTTATGTCTGGGACCATGGTCAGAACATGGTGAGAGGACTGGTGGTTTCTATGCTTGTAATCGCTACGAATCAGCAAAACAGGAAGGAGCG TATGATGAATCTGAAAGGAGGAGAGAAATGGCTAAAAATTCTCTTGAGAGATACACACATTATTATGAACGATGGGCTACGAATCAATCA TCAAGGCAGAAGGCACTTGCAGATTTACACAGCATGCAAACTGAAAAG CTTGAGAAGCTAAGTGACACACAAAGCCAACCTGAATCCCAGCTCAAGTTCATAATTGAAGCCTGGTTACAG ATAGTGGAGTGTAGGCGAGTATTGAAGTGGACATATGCCTATGGTTATTACCTGCCAGAACATGAACATGCCAAGAGACAGTTCTTTGAATATTTGCAAG GTGAGGCTGAGTCTGGTTTAGAACGCCTTCATCAATGTGCAGAAAAGGAACTCCAAGTTTACCTTGATGCAGAAGGTCCTATGACAGACTTTAATGACTTCCGTACAAAGTTAGCTGGTCTGACCAG TGTGACTAAGAACTATTTTGAGAATCTTGTTCGAGCCCTGGAGACTGGGTTGAAAGATGTTGGCACTTCCAATAACCAggcgacatgcagcaagagttcaaGCTGCAAGAGCTTGGGCAGCAAATCCAAAAGTGGGAAGATCAAAGCAGTGGCTGGGAGCAGCTCCGGATCTGGTGCTCCTAGCCGCAGCTTCGACGACGGCAATCTCTGGTCCTGCGACCGCTGCACCTACGCCAACCCCAGGTCTACTACCACATGCCAGATGTGTGAGCATCACAGGTAG